A genomic window from Dehalococcoidales bacterium includes:
- a CDS encoding electron transfer flavoprotein subunit alpha/FixB family protein, translating into MSDFKGVVVYCEIKGDKILPIAAEALGIGRKLADDLGQELAAVIIGGGIAAVAPQSVAQGADKVYVIDTPQLKEYQADAYLAALEKAVNQVKPAIVIMGQTDSGRELAPRLAFRLGAAATLDCVDLAIDADTRRLLQTKPVYGGNAQAVFTAAADPQIVTIRTKAMAALAPDPARKGEVVNLPVEIDAAVIKAKITERVVEEVAGIKLEDAQVVVSGGRGIGGADGFKQLDELARLLKGAVGASRPPCDNNWIADTAQIGLTGKIIAPEVYIAVAISGSSQHMSGCSGSKTIVAINKDKEANIFKQARFGVVGDWKKVLPAFIQKLKDLAAA; encoded by the coding sequence ATGTCTGACTTTAAGGGTGTAGTCGTTTACTGTGAAATAAAAGGCGATAAAATCCTGCCCATCGCCGCGGAAGCCCTGGGCATCGGCCGCAAGCTGGCGGACGACTTGGGGCAGGAGCTGGCGGCCGTTATCATCGGCGGCGGCATCGCCGCTGTCGCCCCGCAGTCTGTCGCCCAGGGCGCAGATAAAGTCTATGTCATCGATACGCCGCAGCTTAAAGAATATCAGGCGGACGCTTACCTGGCGGCGCTGGAAAAAGCCGTCAATCAGGTAAAACCCGCTATCGTCATCATGGGGCAGACGGACTCCGGGCGCGAACTGGCGCCGCGCTTGGCTTTCCGGCTGGGCGCCGCCGCTACCCTGGACTGCGTCGACCTGGCGATTGACGCTGATACCAGGCGACTCTTGCAGACCAAGCCGGTCTATGGCGGCAACGCCCAGGCTGTCTTTACCGCCGCCGCCGACCCCCAGATAGTGACTATCCGCACTAAAGCGATGGCCGCTCTAGCCCCGGACCCCGCCCGCAAGGGAGAAGTGGTTAACCTGCCGGTGGAGATAGACGCCGCCGTTATCAAGGCAAAAATCACGGAAAGGGTGGTGGAAGAGGTAGCCGGCATCAAGCTGGAAGACGCCCAGGTGGTCGTTTCCGGGGGGAGGGGCATCGGCGGGGCTGACGGCTTCAAACAGCTTGACGAGCTGGCCAGATTGCTGAAAGGCGCGGTGGGTGCCAGCCGTCCCCCTTGCGACAATAACTGGATTGCGGACACGGCGCAAATCGGCCTGACCGGCAAGATAATCGCCCCGGAGGTCTATATCGCCGTGGCTATCTCCGGCTCCAGCCAGCACATGAGCGGCTGCTCCGGCTCCAAGACCATCGTCGCTATCAATAAAGATAAAGAGGCCAATATCTTCAAGCAGGCTCGCTTCGGGGTGGTGGGGGACTGGAAGAAAGTGCTGCCGGCATTTATCCAGAAGCTCAAAGATCTGGCCGCCGCCTGA
- the prfA gene encoding peptide chain release factor 1 — MIEQLEKIEKRYREIEEKLAQPEIATDMAQVQTLARERAGLEDVVIKFRKYKKAAKELEDVKTMGASGGDEEMAALIKQEAAALQARLDGLTEELKVALIPRDPNDERDIIVEIRAGTGGNEAAIFAADLYRMYSRYAQNLGWKIDVISMSESGFGGFKEIIFEVRGKRAYSRMKYESGVHRVQRVPVTEASGRIHTSTATVAVLPKAEEVDIDINPDELRIDIFHSGGAGGQNVNKVASAIRVTHLPTGMVVVCQDERSQLQNKVKALSVLRTRLLDMERRKQEEAITSQRRSQVGSGERSEKIRTYNYPQDRISDHRINLTLHNLPRLMDGDLDELIDALLTEEQSLHLEGQQV; from the coding sequence ATGATTGAGCAGCTGGAAAAAATAGAAAAGCGCTATCGGGAGATAGAAGAAAAACTGGCGCAGCCGGAAATAGCCACGGACATGGCCCAGGTGCAGACGCTGGCCCGGGAGCGGGCGGGGCTGGAGGACGTAGTCATCAAGTTCCGCAAATATAAGAAAGCCGCTAAAGAGCTGGAAGACGTAAAAACGATGGGTGCCTCCGGAGGGGACGAGGAAATGGCGGCGCTCATCAAGCAGGAAGCGGCGGCGCTCCAGGCCAGGCTGGACGGTCTGACGGAAGAGCTGAAGGTGGCGCTTATCCCCCGCGATCCCAATGACGAGAGGGACATCATCGTGGAAATCCGGGCGGGCACCGGCGGCAACGAGGCCGCTATTTTCGCCGCCGACCTCTACCGCATGTACAGCCGCTACGCCCAGAACCTGGGCTGGAAAATAGATGTCATCAGCATGAGTGAAAGCGGCTTCGGCGGCTTTAAGGAAATCATCTTCGAGGTGCGGGGCAAGCGGGCGTACAGCCGCATGAAATATGAAAGCGGCGTGCACCGCGTCCAGCGCGTTCCCGTTACCGAGGCCTCCGGCCGCATTCATACCTCCACCGCTACCGTGGCCGTGCTGCCCAAGGCGGAGGAAGTGGATATCGATATCAACCCGGACGAGCTGCGCATAGACATTTTCCACAGCGGCGGCGCCGGCGGCCAGAACGTTAACAAGGTCGCCTCGGCCATACGCGTCACCCATTTGCCCACCGGCATGGTGGTCGTCTGCCAGGACGAGCGCTCCCAGCTCCAGAATAAAGTCAAAGCCCTCTCCGTCCTGCGCACACGCCTGCTGGACATGGAACGTCGCAAGCAGGAAGAAGCGATAACCTCCCAGCGCCGCTCCCAGGTGGGCAGCGGGGAACGCTCGGAAAAGATTAGAACCTATAACTATCCCCAGGACCGCATCTCCGACCACCGTATCAACCTTACCCTCCATAACCTCCCCCGCCTCATGGACGGCGACCTCGATGAGCTTATTGACGCCCTGCTGACCGAGGAACAGTCCCTGCACCTTGAAGGACAGCAGGTGTGA
- the fusA gene encoding elongation factor G — protein MPKYGPDNIHNVVLLSHGGAGKTSISEAMLFNAGVINRIGKVDEGSSTSDYEPDEAKRRISINLSILPMPYRDKKINVLDAPGYTDFVGEVKAGMRVSESAIIVICAASSVEVGTEMTWGYCEEAKLPRLIVVNKMDRENADFAKVVNDAKNKLGAKCVPLQIPIGAHTSFQGVVDLLTMKAYTGSPTQEVEVPADIKDQAKAYREKLVESIAENDDTLIEKYLGGEEIGLDVLNATLRKAVISGSIVPMLASSALQNVAINRVLEAICDYLPLPKEQKISTASGEIDPSDSAPLAALVFKTTADPYVGKLTYFRVYNGVITSNSQAYNANQGAVERIGQLYFMRGKTQEPVAEVRAGDIGAVAKLNVTATGDTLCAQDKQLKLTPIVFPTPIFREAVYPRTKTDIDKMGSGLTRLAEEDPTLKVHRELGTGEMIMSGIGDTHLAVAAEKMQRKFGVNVDLATPKVPYRETITTSAKAEYKHKKQSGGHGQYGHVLLELEPLPERGENEFTEKVVGGRVPRNFFPAVEKGVVEAYSEGSLCGYPVVGIKTTLYDGSYHEVDSSEICFKIAGGGAFKKGMLEGRPILLEPIMNLKVTVPNDLTGDIIGDLNTKRARVLGMNPQGDINTIEAQAPLAEIQRYTIDLKSMTQGRASYTVEFDHYEEVPANITQKLVAQRQAEKAEKT, from the coding sequence ATGCCTAAATACGGTCCGGATAACATTCATAACGTCGTTCTTCTATCCCACGGAGGTGCCGGCAAGACATCAATATCCGAGGCGATGCTGTTCAACGCCGGTGTTATCAACCGTATCGGCAAGGTGGATGAGGGCTCTTCCACATCCGACTATGAACCGGACGAGGCCAAACGCCGCATCAGCATCAACCTTTCCATACTGCCCATGCCCTACCGGGACAAGAAAATCAATGTCCTCGACGCTCCCGGCTACACCGACTTTGTCGGGGAGGTAAAGGCGGGGATGCGCGTCAGCGAGAGCGCGATAATCGTTATCTGCGCCGCTTCCAGCGTGGAAGTGGGCACGGAAATGACCTGGGGCTACTGCGAAGAAGCCAAACTGCCGCGCCTTATCGTGGTCAACAAAATGGACCGGGAGAACGCGGACTTCGCCAAGGTGGTCAACGACGCCAAGAACAAGCTGGGCGCCAAGTGCGTCCCGCTGCAAATACCCATCGGCGCACACACCAGCTTCCAGGGAGTGGTGGACCTGCTGACGATGAAAGCCTATACCGGCTCCCCCACCCAGGAAGTGGAAGTCCCGGCGGACATCAAAGACCAGGCCAAGGCCTACCGCGAAAAACTGGTCGAGTCCATCGCGGAAAATGACGATACATTAATCGAGAAATACCTGGGCGGCGAAGAAATCGGGCTGGACGTGCTCAACGCCACCCTGAGAAAAGCGGTTATCAGCGGCAGTATCGTGCCGATGCTGGCCAGCTCGGCGCTGCAAAATGTGGCGATTAACCGGGTGCTGGAAGCCATCTGCGACTACCTGCCGCTGCCCAAGGAACAGAAAATTTCCACCGCCAGCGGCGAAATAGACCCGTCGGACAGCGCTCCCTTAGCGGCGCTGGTGTTCAAGACCACCGCCGACCCCTACGTGGGCAAGCTGACCTATTTCCGCGTTTATAACGGCGTTATCACCAGCAACTCTCAGGCTTACAACGCCAACCAGGGCGCGGTGGAACGCATCGGGCAGCTTTATTTCATGCGCGGCAAGACCCAGGAACCGGTAGCCGAGGTCAGGGCCGGGGACATCGGGGCGGTAGCCAAGCTGAACGTGACCGCCACCGGCGATACGCTGTGCGCCCAGGACAAACAGCTAAAGCTTACGCCCATCGTCTTCCCCACCCCCATTTTCCGCGAGGCGGTTTATCCCCGGACCAAGACGGACATAGATAAAATGGGGTCGGGTCTAACCAGGCTGGCGGAAGAAGACCCCACCCTGAAAGTACACCGCGAGCTGGGCACCGGCGAGATGATTATGTCCGGCATAGGAGACACGCACCTGGCGGTAGCGGCGGAGAAAATGCAGCGCAAGTTCGGGGTGAACGTGGACCTGGCCACCCCCAAGGTGCCTTACCGCGAGACTATCACTACATCGGCCAAGGCGGAATACAAGCACAAGAAACAGTCCGGCGGCCACGGGCAGTACGGCCACGTGCTGCTGGAGCTGGAGCCGCTGCCGGAGCGCGGCGAGAATGAATTCACGGAGAAAGTGGTGGGCGGCAGAGTGCCCAGGAATTTCTTCCCGGCGGTGGAAAAGGGCGTGGTGGAAGCCTACAGCGAGGGCAGTCTGTGCGGCTACCCGGTGGTAGGCATTAAAACGACGCTTTACGACGGCAGCTACCACGAGGTGGACTCATCGGAAATCTGCTTCAAGATAGCGGGAGGCGGGGCATTCAAGAAAGGCATGTTGGAGGGACGGCCGATTCTGCTGGAGCCGATTATGAATTTAAAGGTCACCGTGCCCAACGACCTCACCGGGGACATCATCGGCGACCTCAACACCAAACGGGCGCGCGTCTTGGGGATGAACCCGCAGGGCGATATCAATACCATCGAGGCGCAGGCGCCGCTGGCGGAAATCCAGCGCTACACCATCGACCTGAAGTCCATGACACAGGGACGGGCTTCCTATACCGTGGAGTTCGACCATTATGAAGAGGTGCCGGCTAATATCACCCAGAAACTGGTAGCCCAGAGACAGGCGGAGAAAGCGGAAAAGACCTAG
- a CDS encoding AMP-binding protein, with product MTITEILARNARLIPGATALVEITPSKGLRKSVTWKEFDDRANRVANALISRGIKKGDVVMHLMMNSINWLEAYFGILKTGAIAAPLNFRFISRQIKYCTDIAAPKIMMLDQEFIDRINEIRPELKTVEHFIFSGEKVPPDMESFEQALAQASAAAPEITLSGDDEAGLYFTSGTTGDPKATLLCHGNLEHTAVNENAAHHETRHDTFLLLPPLYHTGGKMHWFGSLIGGARAVMTTGTERVTARVILDIIHAEKITLCMLLVPWIQDIVAALDKGELKLADYDFSALRLMHSGAQPIPAVLIRRFLKYFPDISFDENYGLTESSGPCMHLGLENLHKLGSFGYPKLNLDARVVDDKGNEVPRGTVGEIILRGGNVMKCYYKNPEKTAETLKDGWLYTGDMVKQDEEGFIFYVDRKKDLIISGGENIYPVDLESVLIGQPKVKDVAVIGVPDERYGEVVAAIVQAREGAALTEEEMRAYYEPKLPKYAWPRFILFDNVPRNPTGKIEKPKLREKYADIKWNTKSK from the coding sequence ATGACCATTACAGAAATTCTCGCCAGGAACGCCAGGCTGATACCCGGCGCCACCGCCCTGGTGGAAATAACGCCGAGCAAGGGCCTGAGAAAGTCGGTCACCTGGAAAGAGTTCGACGACCGGGCCAACCGCGTAGCCAACGCCCTCATCAGCCGGGGCATCAAAAAGGGCGACGTAGTCATGCACCTGATGATGAACTCCATCAACTGGCTGGAAGCCTACTTCGGCATTTTGAAAACGGGCGCGATAGCCGCCCCCCTGAACTTCCGGTTCATCAGCCGGCAGATTAAGTACTGCACGGACATCGCCGCGCCGAAGATAATGATGCTCGACCAGGAATTTATCGACAGAATCAATGAAATACGGCCGGAGCTGAAAACGGTGGAACACTTCATCTTTTCCGGCGAGAAAGTCCCGCCGGACATGGAGTCTTTCGAGCAGGCCTTGGCGCAGGCGTCAGCGGCCGCGCCGGAAATAACGCTCAGCGGCGATGACGAAGCCGGTTTATACTTTACCTCCGGCACCACCGGCGACCCCAAGGCGACGCTGCTGTGCCACGGCAACCTGGAGCACACCGCGGTGAACGAAAACGCCGCCCACCACGAGACCCGCCACGATACCTTCCTGCTGCTACCTCCGCTTTACCATACCGGCGGCAAGATGCACTGGTTCGGCAGCCTTATAGGCGGGGCCAGGGCGGTAATGACCACCGGCACGGAGCGGGTCACCGCCAGAGTTATCCTGGATATCATACACGCGGAAAAGATAACCCTGTGCATGTTGCTGGTGCCCTGGATACAAGACATCGTGGCGGCGCTGGACAAGGGCGAGCTAAAGCTGGCCGATTACGATTTCAGCGCCCTGCGGCTGATGCATTCCGGCGCGCAGCCCATCCCGGCGGTGCTGATACGGCGCTTCCTCAAATACTTCCCCGATATCTCCTTCGATGAAAATTACGGCCTGACCGAGAGCTCCGGCCCCTGCATGCACCTGGGACTGGAAAACCTGCACAAGCTCGGCTCCTTCGGCTATCCCAAGCTTAACCTGGACGCCCGGGTGGTGGACGATAAAGGCAATGAGGTGCCGCGGGGAACGGTGGGAGAAATTATCCTGCGCGGCGGCAACGTGATGAAGTGCTACTACAAAAACCCGGAAAAGACCGCCGAGACGCTCAAGGACGGCTGGCTTTACACCGGCGACATGGTCAAGCAGGACGAGGAAGGCTTTATTTTCTACGTCGACCGCAAGAAAGATTTAATCATCAGCGGGGGAGAGAACATCTACCCGGTAGACCTGGAGTCCGTGCTTATCGGCCAGCCCAAGGTCAAAGACGTGGCGGTCATTGGCGTGCCGGACGAAAGGTACGGGGAGGTGGTGGCGGCTATCGTGCAGGCCAGGGAGGGCGCCGCCCTGACCGAGGAAGAAATGCGGGCTTATTACGAGCCCAAGCTGCCCAAATACGCCTGGCCGCGCTTCATCCTGTTCGATAACGTGCCGCGCAATCCTACCGGAAAGATAGAAAAACCCAAGCTGAGAGAAAAATACGCTGACATCAAATGGAATACCAAAAGCAAATAA
- a CDS encoding nitroreductase family protein: protein MEVFEAIKSRRSIRKYKADPVDDKKIDAILEAGRWAPSWANTQCWKFVVLRDAKVRAALGESLSNIKLPDKEIPNPGTLAINTVPVVIAVCAEIGKSGTKPGAGGGGEYVTDKGDWFMFDTALAVQNMVLAAHAQGLGTVIIGAFDAAKAEKAINVPKGYRIVTFFPVGVPAQEGKAPPRKELADIVIKDKFGK from the coding sequence ATGGAAGTATTCGAGGCTATTAAAAGCAGGCGGAGTATCCGGAAATACAAGGCCGACCCCGTGGACGACAAGAAAATAGACGCCATCCTGGAAGCCGGGCGCTGGGCGCCTTCCTGGGCGAACACCCAGTGCTGGAAGTTCGTGGTGTTACGCGATGCCAAAGTAAGGGCGGCGCTGGGCGAAAGCCTGAGCAATATAAAGCTGCCGGACAAGGAAATACCCAATCCCGGCACCCTGGCCATCAATACCGTGCCGGTGGTTATAGCCGTATGCGCGGAAATAGGCAAGTCCGGCACCAAGCCGGGGGCGGGGGGCGGCGGCGAATACGTTACCGATAAAGGCGACTGGTTTATGTTCGATACCGCTCTGGCGGTGCAGAACATGGTGCTGGCCGCCCACGCGCAGGGGCTGGGGACGGTGATTATCGGGGCTTTTGACGCGGCCAAGGCGGAGAAAGCCATCAATGTGCCCAAGGGCTACCGTATCGTCACTTTCTTCCCGGTAGGCGTACCGGCCCAGGAAGGCAAAGCCCCGCCGCGCAAGGAACTGGCGGATATCGTCATCAAGGACAAATTCGGGAAATAG
- the prmC gene encoding peptide chain release factor N(5)-glutamine methyltransferase produces MNRRQVLTLSRSLLADARIEDASLEAEILLRHVLGIGRARLFAELALDFTPLQEKDLRALIERRLQGEPSAYITGRREFYGLDFNVNPRVLIPRPETEMLVEKTIEICRARSIQTIADIGTGCGAIAVSLAVNVPSVSIYATDISPEALEVAAQNAAGHGAGDRITFLRGNLLEPLPQPVDIIVANLPYVNKADLSLGGFEPLLALDGGLDGLDKIRELGSGAGTKLNSGGHLILEIGQGQADAVFTMLRQALPSGQIEISRDLAGIARLINLRLT; encoded by the coding sequence GTGAACCGCCGGCAGGTGCTGACCCTGTCCCGCTCTCTGCTTGCTGACGCCCGTATCGAAGATGCCTCCCTTGAGGCTGAAATCCTCTTGAGACATGTGCTGGGCATTGGCCGAGCCCGTCTCTTCGCCGAGCTTGCTCTGGATTTTACCCCCCTTCAGGAAAAAGATTTGCGGGCATTAATTGAGCGGCGCCTTCAGGGCGAGCCTTCCGCTTATATCACCGGCCGCCGCGAGTTTTACGGGCTGGACTTTAACGTTAACCCCCGCGTCCTTATCCCCCGACCGGAAACGGAAATGCTGGTGGAAAAAACAATAGAAATCTGCCGCGCCCGTTCAATTCAAACTATCGCAGACATCGGCACCGGCTGCGGCGCTATCGCCGTCAGCCTGGCGGTTAATGTCCCGTCGGTTAGCATTTACGCCACGGATATCTCGCCGGAAGCGCTGGAGGTAGCCGCGCAAAACGCCGCCGGACACGGGGCAGGGGACAGGATTACCTTTTTGAGGGGGAATTTGCTGGAACCTTTGCCGCAGCCGGTTGACATAATAGTAGCCAACCTCCCGTATGTTAATAAAGCCGACTTATCGTTGGGCGGCTTTGAGCCTTTATTGGCGCTGGACGGCGGCCTGGACGGGCTGGACAAAATAAGGGAGCTTGGTAGCGGGGCGGGGACAAAGCTTAATTCCGGCGGTCACCTCATTCTGGAAATCGGGCAGGGGCAGGCGGACGCTGTGTTTACCATGCTGCGGCAGGCTTTGCCCTCCGGGCAGATAGAAATCAGCCGCGACCTGGCCGGCATCGCGCGCCTGATAAATTTACGTTTGACATAG
- a CDS encoding pyridoxamine 5'-phosphate oxidase family protein, protein MDFKECVKFANDNKTCYLATTEGDQPRVRCMGMWYADETGIYFQAQSVKALHKQIEKNPKVEIYFQAKDMSKIMRVSGKAKIVTDSKIRAKCIEERPFVKNFGITEPSNPLLAVYHVYTGEAYFWTMADSMKEASLPRIKFGK, encoded by the coding sequence ATGGACTTTAAAGAGTGCGTAAAATTCGCCAATGATAACAAGACCTGCTACCTGGCGACAACAGAAGGCGACCAGCCACGCGTGCGCTGCATGGGGATGTGGTACGCGGACGAGACGGGAATCTATTTCCAGGCACAGTCCGTAAAAGCGCTGCACAAGCAAATAGAGAAGAATCCCAAGGTGGAAATCTATTTCCAGGCCAAGGACATGAGCAAAATCATGCGGGTCTCCGGCAAGGCTAAAATCGTGACGGACAGCAAAATCAGGGCCAAGTGCATCGAGGAGCGGCCGTTCGTGAAGAACTTTGGCATTACCGAGCCGTCCAACCCGCTGCTGGCCGTGTACCATGTTTACACCGGCGAAGCCTACTTCTGGACGATGGCGGACAGCATGAAAGAAGCCAGCCTGCCCCGGATTAAGTTCGGTAAATAA
- a CDS encoding electron transfer flavoprotein subunit beta/FixA family protein has protein sequence MNIIVCVKQVIDPEAPPASFKIDAAANKAEMRGVPPVLDPYGEIAVEAALKLKEAGGGKVTVLSLGVNLLREVVKKTLAMGADELILLEDEAYAGGDAYATAAALAAAIQKKGDYNLVLCGREASDTNAGQTGPAIAEILGLPCVTLARRIEAKDDGLRVERVNSEGYDVVVTSLPAVVTVSNEIGQPRYPTIKGIMTAKKIEPLVWKPADIGIAPAEAGASGRKTALRKLFQPVHEGQCEIAAGDTPEEMAANLAVRLREAKVL, from the coding sequence ATGAATATTATCGTTTGCGTTAAGCAGGTAATCGACCCCGAGGCGCCGCCGGCCAGCTTTAAAATAGACGCCGCCGCCAATAAAGCGGAAATGCGCGGCGTGCCCCCGGTGCTGGACCCCTATGGCGAGATTGCCGTGGAGGCCGCCTTAAAGCTTAAGGAAGCCGGCGGCGGTAAAGTGACCGTTTTGAGCCTGGGTGTTAACCTGCTGCGGGAGGTCGTCAAGAAAACGCTGGCCATGGGCGCCGATGAGCTTATCCTGCTTGAGGACGAGGCCTACGCTGGCGGCGATGCTTACGCTACCGCCGCGGCCCTGGCCGCCGCTATTCAAAAGAAGGGCGACTATAATCTAGTCCTGTGCGGGCGTGAGGCTTCGGACACTAACGCCGGGCAGACCGGCCCCGCTATCGCGGAAATACTCGGTTTGCCCTGTGTCACCCTGGCGCGCCGGATTGAGGCCAAGGACGATGGACTGAGGGTGGAGAGGGTAAACTCGGAGGGCTATGATGTGGTAGTGACATCCCTGCCGGCGGTGGTCACCGTGAGCAATGAAATCGGCCAGCCCCGCTACCCCACCATCAAGGGCATCATGACCGCCAAGAAAATAGAACCGCTGGTCTGGAAACCCGCGGATATCGGCATCGCGCCTGCCGAGGCGGGCGCCTCCGGGCGCAAGACAGCGCTGCGTAAGCTGTTCCAGCCGGTGCATGAGGGCCAGTGTGAAATCGCCGCAGGAGATACCCCGGAAGAAATGGCGGCTAACCTGGCCGTCCGGCTGCGGGAAGCTAAAGTTCTTTAA
- a CDS encoding sodium-translocating pyrophosphatase, whose amino-acid sequence MSLPNIFWVVPAAGVITIIFAIFLIRNVMKRPTGTPKMKEIGDIIFQGAWAFLKRQYSTIAMYSVAIAIIIGVLVGVLGHTGVEQYGYSGLDVGWRTGVAFLVGALCSGLAGFIGMYIAVKSNVRCAAAAQRSLKEAVEVALRGGAVSGFLITALSLIGVTVIFFAYGGNTHPQIAPHLIVGFGFGASFVALFAQLGGGIYTKAADVGADLVGKVESGIPEDDPRNPAVIADLVGDNVGDCAGRGADLFESTAAENIGAMILGVFAYMATNNIAWILFPLCVRGFGMFASMIGLLCVRAKENENAMNALNRGYFVAIGLSVVGLAVTVYYMLDNWWLFGAGLVGIAASIVIVFVTQYYTDSKYRPVRDIAEASKTGPATNIIMGMSVGFSTTFATAIIIGVSLILAYWMGAQSGVQGAGAFGTAVATMGMLMTCPYVLSMDTFGPITDNANGINEMAGAGPEVRKITDRLDAVGNTTKALTKGYAMVSAGLAAFLLFQAYLDRVSLIKFGTEGMYNVVNLANISVFVGALLAAMIVYLFSAWAIKAVGKTASKIIEEVRRQFRADPEILHPKDPEHPHMPDYAKCVDITTRAGLREMIAPGLLPVLGPIVIGVAFKYIGKIPSFASMNIDAAMVVAGVLMVGTISGILMASFMNNGGGAWDNAKKMIEDGQLKDENGAVLGKKSFAHQAAVVGDTLGDPLKDTAGPSLHVLVKLLATITLVMCPLFI is encoded by the coding sequence ATGTCACTACCAAACATCTTCTGGGTTGTACCTGCCGCGGGCGTCATCACCATCATCTTCGCCATCTTTCTAATCCGTAACGTGATGAAGCGCCCCACCGGCACCCCCAAAATGAAAGAAATCGGGGATATCATCTTCCAGGGCGCATGGGCGTTCCTTAAACGCCAGTACAGCACCATCGCCATGTACTCGGTGGCCATCGCCATCATCATCGGCGTGCTGGTGGGCGTCCTGGGGCATACCGGCGTAGAGCAATATGGCTACTCCGGCCTGGACGTAGGCTGGCGTACCGGCGTCGCCTTCCTGGTGGGAGCTTTATGCTCCGGCCTGGCGGGCTTCATCGGCATGTATATCGCGGTGAAGTCCAACGTCCGCTGCGCCGCGGCCGCACAGCGCAGTCTTAAGGAAGCGGTGGAAGTCGCCCTGCGCGGCGGCGCCGTTTCCGGTTTCCTCATCACCGCGCTAAGTCTCATCGGTGTCACGGTAATCTTTTTCGCTTATGGCGGGAATACTCACCCGCAAATCGCCCCCCATCTCATTGTCGGCTTCGGTTTCGGCGCCAGCTTTGTCGCGTTGTTCGCTCAGCTCGGCGGTGGCATCTACACTAAAGCCGCCGATGTGGGCGCCGACCTCGTAGGAAAGGTGGAGTCCGGCATACCGGAAGACGACCCCCGCAACCCCGCCGTCATCGCCGACCTCGTAGGGGATAACGTGGGCGATTGCGCCGGACGCGGCGCCGACCTTTTCGAGTCCACCGCCGCCGAGAACATCGGTGCGATGATTCTCGGTGTGTTTGCCTACATGGCTACCAATAATATAGCCTGGATACTGTTCCCGCTCTGCGTGCGCGGCTTCGGCATGTTCGCCAGCATGATAGGCCTGCTTTGCGTGCGCGCCAAGGAGAACGAGAACGCCATGAACGCCCTTAACCGCGGCTACTTCGTCGCCATCGGTCTTTCCGTGGTAGGGTTGGCGGTCACCGTTTACTATATGCTGGATAACTGGTGGCTTTTCGGCGCCGGACTGGTAGGCATCGCTGCCAGTATCGTGATTGTTTTCGTTACCCAGTACTATACGGATTCGAAATACCGGCCGGTGCGGGATATAGCAGAGGCTTCCAAGACCGGGCCGGCCACCAACATCATCATGGGCATGTCAGTCGGCTTTTCCACCACTTTCGCCACCGCCATTATCATCGGCGTTTCCCTGATCCTGGCGTACTGGATGGGCGCGCAAAGCGGCGTCCAGGGGGCCGGGGCTTTCGGCACCGCGGTGGCTACCATGGGCATGCTGATGACCTGTCCTTACGTGCTGTCCATGGACACCTTCGGTCCTATCACGGATAACGCCAACGGCATCAACGAGATGGCCGGGGCCGGACCGGAAGTCCGCAAAATAACCGACAGGCTGGACGCCGTGGGCAATACCACCAAAGCCCTGACCAAGGGCTATGCCATGGTTTCCGCCGGTCTGGCAGCCTTCCTGCTGTTCCAGGCTTACCTGGACCGGGTTTCACTGATCAAGTTCGGCACGGAAGGTATGTACAATGTCGTTAACCTCGCCAACATTTCTGTATTCGTGGGAGCGCTGCTGGCCGCGATGATTGTTTACCTCTTCAGCGCCTGGGCCATCAAGGCGGTGGGCAAGACCGCTTCCAAGATTATCGAGGAAGTGCGGCGCCAGTTCCGCGCCGACCCCGAGATTCTGCATCCTAAAGACCCAGAGCACCCGCACATGCCGGACTACGCCAAGTGTGTGGATATCACCACCCGGGCCGGGCTGCGGGAAATGATCGCCCCCGGACTGTTGCCGGTGCTGGGACCGATTGTCATCGGCGTGGCTTTCAAATACATCGGTAAAATCCCATCCTTCGCATCGATGAATATCGACGCGGCGATGGTTGTCGCCGGCGTGCTGATGGTAGGCACCATCAGCGGTATCCTGATGGCGTCTTTCATGAACAACGGCGGCGGCGCCTGGGATAACGCCAAGAAAATGATCGAGGACGGGCAGCTTAAAGATGAAAACGGCGCCGTTCTCGGCAAGAAATCGTTCGCGCACCAGGCGGCCGTGGTCGGCGATACACTGGGCGACCCGCTCAAAGATACCGCCGGTCCTTCCCTGCACGTACTGGTAAAACTGCTGGCCACCATCACCCTGGTGATGTGCCCTCTCTTTATTTAG